In a genomic window of Nodosilinea sp. E11:
- the hemB gene encoding porphobilinogen synthase encodes MVLSPSPAPAVNNPDVATDQPAINVPELPLVHRPRRLRRTEGLRRMVRETRLTVDDLIYPLFVMEGSGQRQEVASMPGCFRYSLDLLLEELQEVVGLGIGAIALFPLIPDHQKDNAGTESYNPTGLIPQAVRAIKQAFPQLLVITDVALDPYSSMGHDGIVENGEILNDETVAVLVKQALAHAEAGADMVAPSDMMDGRIGAIRQALDAEGWINVGILAYSAKYASAYYGPFRDALESAPKFGDKKTYQMDPANTAEALKEVDLDITEGADIVMVKPALAYLDVIHRIKQHTNLPVAAYNVSGEYAMVKAAAAQGWIDEQAVMLETLTSIKRAGADVILTYFAKDVARVLGSEGVKG; translated from the coding sequence ATGGTTCTGTCTCCCTCGCCCGCGCCTGCGGTGAACAACCCTGATGTGGCCACCGACCAACCTGCGATCAACGTACCGGAATTGCCTCTGGTGCATCGCCCCCGTCGTCTGCGCCGCACCGAGGGGCTACGCCGCATGGTGCGCGAAACTCGTTTGACGGTTGATGACTTGATCTATCCCCTGTTTGTGATGGAGGGCAGCGGCCAGCGGCAAGAGGTGGCCTCGATGCCGGGCTGCTTTCGCTATTCCCTCGATCTACTGCTGGAGGAACTTCAGGAGGTTGTGGGGCTGGGGATTGGGGCGATCGCCCTTTTCCCGTTAATTCCTGACCACCAAAAAGACAACGCGGGCACCGAAAGCTACAACCCCACCGGGCTAATTCCCCAAGCTGTGCGCGCCATCAAGCAGGCCTTTCCCCAACTGCTGGTGATTACCGACGTCGCCCTCGACCCCTACAGCAGTATGGGCCACGACGGCATTGTAGAAAATGGCGAAATTCTCAACGACGAAACCGTGGCGGTGCTGGTCAAGCAAGCCCTGGCCCACGCCGAAGCTGGAGCCGACATGGTTGCCCCCTCCGACATGATGGATGGCCGCATCGGAGCCATTCGTCAGGCCCTCGACGCCGAGGGCTGGATCAACGTCGGCATTCTCGCCTACTCCGCCAAGTACGCCTCTGCCTACTACGGCCCCTTCCGCGATGCCCTAGAAAGCGCCCCCAAATTTGGCGACAAAAAGACCTACCAAATGGACCCCGCCAACACCGCCGAAGCCCTGAAAGAAGTCGATCTCGACATCACCGAAGGGGCCGACATTGTCATGGTCAAACCCGCCCTGGCCTACCTGGATGTGATCCACCGCATCAAGCAGCACACGAACCTACCCGTCGCCGCCTACAACGTCAGCGGCGAATACGCCATGGTCAAAGCCGCCGCCGCCCAGGGCTGGATCGATGAACAGGCCGTGATGCTCGAAACCCTGACCAGCATTAAGCGAGCCGGAGCGGATGTGATTTTGACCTACTTCGCTAAGGATGTGGCGAGGGTTTTGGGGAGTGAAGGGGTGAAGGGGTGA
- a CDS encoding PAAR domain-containing protein produces the protein MGMPAAIANHLVTAVDTHIVLVPTPGGPVPTPLPHPFVGKLDGGLINTVKINGQPAAVEGSTATNQPAHIPTPPGTSFQQPPANQGTVFMGSLTVQIGGKAAARNGDPVKTCNDPADVPVGQIVAVGTVFWG, from the coding sequence ATGGGAATGCCTGCGGCGATCGCCAATCATCTGGTTACAGCGGTGGATACCCACATCGTGCTGGTGCCCACTCCCGGTGGCCCCGTCCCCACCCCCCTGCCCCATCCCTTTGTGGGAAAGCTGGATGGCGGCTTGATCAACACCGTCAAAATTAACGGCCAGCCAGCGGCGGTGGAAGGCTCTACCGCCACCAACCAGCCCGCTCACATTCCCACCCCACCCGGCACCTCCTTTCAGCAACCACCGGCCAATCAGGGCACGGTCTTTATGGGCAGCCTGACGGTGCAGATCGGGGGCAAAGCCGCCGCCCGCAACGGCGACCCGGTCAAGACCTGCAACGATCCGGCGGATGTGCCGGTGGGTCAGATTGTGGCGGTGGGGACGGTGTTTTGGGGGTGA
- a CDS encoding metal ABC transporter ATP-binding protein, which yields MSTAVLAVEGLTVYRDTYAAVQDVSFTLEAGTDTAIVGPNGAGKSTLIQAILGVLPRQSGEVGLMGHALSPRGVLPGKVRQQIAYLPQNFLFDRRIPITVNELVALGWDTLGPQLPWANRQPRRLAVDRALAEVDALHLGPQPIARLSGGEIKRALLAYCLVRPRRLLILDEAPAGLDVLGESEFYQLLYQLKQEQGWAILQISHDLDMVRKHCDRVLCLNRSLRCQGTPGYALSPDNLVSVYGSEFVRYRHQH from the coding sequence TTGAGCACAGCAGTTTTGGCCGTTGAGGGGCTGACGGTGTACCGCGACACCTACGCCGCCGTGCAGGATGTCTCCTTTACCCTCGAAGCAGGCACCGACACCGCCATCGTTGGCCCCAACGGGGCGGGGAAGAGCACGCTAATTCAGGCCATCTTAGGTGTTCTGCCCCGGCAATCGGGAGAGGTTGGGCTCATGGGCCACGCCCTCAGCCCCAGAGGTGTGTTGCCCGGAAAGGTGCGTCAGCAGATCGCCTACCTACCCCAAAATTTTCTGTTCGACCGCCGTATCCCGATCACCGTCAATGAACTGGTCGCCCTCGGCTGGGACACCCTGGGGCCACAGCTGCCCTGGGCCAACCGCCAACCGCGCCGCCTGGCGGTTGACCGCGCCCTGGCCGAAGTCGATGCCCTGCACCTCGGCCCCCAGCCCATCGCCCGCCTCTCCGGCGGCGAAATAAAGCGAGCCTTACTCGCCTACTGCCTGGTGCGCCCCCGCCGCCTGCTGATCCTCGACGAAGCCCCCGCCGGTCTAGACGTCCTCGGCGAATCCGAGTTTTACCAACTCCTCTACCAGCTCAAACAAGAGCAGGGCTGGGCCATTCTGCAAATCTCCCACGACCTCGACATGGTCAGAAAACACTGCGATCGCGTCCTCTGCCTCAACCGCTCCCTCCGCTGCCAGGGCACCCCAGGCTATGCGCTGTCACCCGACAACTTGGTTTCGGTGTATGGGTCGGAGTTTGTGCGGTATCGACATCAGCACTGA
- a CDS encoding SidA/IucD/PvdA family monooxygenase produces MPPSTDIAIIGTGPQALTLVTHLLQKKATMRDRVVVIDPAGEWLHQWHHQFAAFEIPHLRSPAVHHPDPHPSALRTFAEGRPDELFPPYALPSTALFGDFCQSVIQRWDLAHRVMAGTVQHLELCQVLGRQRFRLGLADGRQLLARRVVLAIAGGTPQIPAWARQIPQNYPSERLRHSSQIDLRGLSLAGDRILIVGSGLTSGHLALGAANRGAQVIMMARRQFYAKLFDAEPGWLGPKYLKGFHAEPSWPQRWQMIQQARNGGSVTPAMLLKLRRLERQGKITFYEQCEVQQAEWKGQAWRVHCSTGAEHDCLTHLPIDRIWLATGSQLNVEHWPLLADVQATHPIEVVNGLPVLDEHLRWPGCNLFVMGGAAALRLGPVARNLFGGRLASDRIVPALVKPSLGRSRAAVSLTA; encoded by the coding sequence ATGCCCCCCTCCACCGACATTGCCATTATCGGCACTGGCCCCCAGGCGCTTACCCTAGTCACCCACTTGCTTCAGAAAAAAGCTACTATGCGCGATCGCGTTGTGGTGATCGACCCAGCCGGGGAGTGGCTGCACCAGTGGCACCATCAGTTTGCGGCCTTTGAAATTCCTCATCTGCGATCGCCCGCCGTTCACCACCCCGACCCCCATCCTTCGGCGCTGCGCACCTTTGCCGAAGGGCGGCCCGACGAGCTGTTTCCACCCTATGCTCTGCCCAGTACGGCCCTGTTTGGCGACTTTTGTCAGTCGGTGATTCAGCGGTGGGATCTGGCCCATCGCGTCATGGCCGGGACGGTGCAGCACCTGGAGCTGTGTCAGGTGTTGGGGCGGCAGCGGTTTCGGCTGGGGTTGGCGGATGGACGGCAGCTTTTGGCCCGGCGGGTGGTGCTGGCGATCGCGGGCGGCACACCTCAAATTCCAGCCTGGGCGAGGCAGATACCCCAAAACTATCCGAGCGAGCGCTTGCGCCACTCCAGCCAAATTGACCTGCGAGGGCTCTCACTGGCGGGCGATCGCATTTTGATTGTGGGCAGCGGCTTGACCAGTGGCCACCTGGCCCTGGGAGCAGCCAATCGTGGTGCCCAGGTGATCATGATGGCGCGGCGGCAGTTCTACGCCAAGCTGTTTGATGCCGAACCGGGCTGGCTCGGCCCAAAATATCTCAAAGGCTTTCACGCCGAACCCAGTTGGCCACAGCGCTGGCAGATGATCCAGCAGGCTCGCAACGGCGGCTCTGTCACTCCAGCTATGCTGCTGAAACTGCGGCGGCTGGAACGCCAGGGCAAAATCACCTTCTACGAACAGTGCGAGGTGCAGCAGGCCGAGTGGAAAGGACAAGCTTGGCGGGTGCACTGTAGCACCGGGGCCGAGCACGACTGCCTCACCCACCTGCCCATCGACCGCATTTGGCTGGCCACCGGCAGCCAGCTCAATGTCGAGCACTGGCCCCTGCTGGCGGATGTGCAGGCTACTCATCCAATTGAAGTGGTCAACGGCCTGCCGGTACTGGATGAGCACCTGCGCTGGCCGGGGTGCAACCTGTTTGTAATGGGTGGAGCTGCTGCTCTGCGACTGGGGCCAGTGGCACGAAACTTGTTTGGCGGCAGGTTAGCGAGCGATCGCATCGTTCCGGCCCTGGTTAAACCAAGCCTTGGGCGATCGAGAGCCGCCGTTTCGCTAACGGCATAG
- a CDS encoding metal ABC transporter solute-binding protein, Zn/Mn family, translating into MPLLFPFRRTALLLASSVAVVLGGCAPEPTDTAGTESPDGAIATDLTVMTTILPITQFTNAVVGDRAEVIPLMPTHMDPHDFQASPADVQALVNADVLVKNGLEMEFFLDDLIANAENPDLVMIDSSEGIAVLSNEAVEGHSQGKADDHDHSHDHDHDHDHDHDHSHGHGHDHAGHHHHGEYNPHIWLDPKRAIQQVENIRDGMIAVDPEGKGIYTANAAAFIAELEALDAEISDKLAPFAGQTFVAFHDFAPYFAESYDLDAEFLVDVPTVSPAPEDVKRVMDTVEASNLKTILTEPSAGEDAFAAIAKDMGVQVGMFNPIEVGGPESVMPDYYLTTMRQNAANLAASFEASTQQSWLPLWSNPLAVAVPQAVGLRF; encoded by the coding sequence ATGCCCCTACTCTTCCCCTTCCGCCGAACGGCCTTACTGCTGGCGTCTTCTGTGGCCGTTGTCCTGGGTGGTTGTGCGCCAGAACCGACAGACACGGCTGGCACCGAATCGCCTGATGGTGCGATCGCAACGGACTTGACGGTGATGACGACGATTTTGCCGATTACGCAGTTTACGAATGCGGTGGTGGGCGATCGCGCCGAGGTGATCCCCTTGATGCCGACCCATATGGACCCCCACGATTTTCAGGCGAGCCCTGCCGATGTGCAAGCGTTAGTGAATGCCGATGTGCTGGTGAAAAACGGCCTGGAGATGGAGTTCTTTTTGGATGACCTGATCGCCAATGCGGAGAACCCAGACCTGGTAATGATCGACTCTAGCGAGGGGATCGCGGTGCTGTCGAATGAAGCGGTGGAGGGCCACAGTCAAGGTAAGGCTGATGACCATGACCACAGCCACGACCATGACCACGACCATGACCATGACCATGACCACAGCCACGGCCACGGCCACGACCATGCCGGGCATCACCACCACGGCGAATACAATCCCCACATCTGGCTTGACCCCAAGCGGGCCATTCAGCAGGTGGAAAACATTCGTGACGGCATGATTGCCGTTGACCCCGAGGGCAAGGGAATTTACACCGCCAATGCAGCGGCCTTTATTGCGGAGCTAGAGGCGCTAGATGCGGAGATTTCTGACAAGCTGGCACCCTTTGCGGGACAGACCTTTGTGGCGTTTCACGACTTTGCCCCCTACTTTGCCGAGAGCTATGACCTAGATGCCGAGTTCTTGGTGGATGTGCCTACAGTCAGCCCGGCCCCTGAAGATGTGAAGCGGGTAATGGATACCGTCGAGGCGTCAAACCTAAAAACGATTCTGACGGAACCCTCGGCTGGGGAAGATGCCTTTGCGGCGATCGCCAAAGATATGGGCGTTCAAGTGGGGATGTTTAACCCCATTGAAGTGGGCGGTCCTGAGTCGGTGATGCCCGACTACTACCTCACTACCATGCGCCAAAATGCCGCCAACCTAGCGGCATCCTTTGAGGCATCTACTCAACAGTCTTGGCTACCGCTGTGGTCAAACCCGCTGGCTGTAGCCGTGCCCCAAGCCGTGGGCCTGCGGTTTTAG
- a CDS encoding alpha/beta fold hydrolase, which yields MAEVQRELSTGVGSETRYYPWRWQGREVALAYDVQGEGQTLLLLPAFSSISTRAELDGLAQGLAQRYRVITLDWVGFGESARPAGCSRPAIYQAMLNDFVRDVVPEAAGVVACGHSAGYALELAAQGDVVGLKAIALVAPTWRGPLPTAMGERRRIYTLLRWLVWTPLLGQGLYALNTHPAFSPLTTPADPKKFQRVVVNPKRAGSLELRR from the coding sequence ATGGCTGAGGTGCAGAGAGAACTATCGACTGGTGTTGGGTCGGAGACTCGGTATTACCCCTGGCGATGGCAAGGGCGGGAGGTGGCGCTCGCCTACGATGTGCAGGGTGAAGGGCAAACCCTGCTGCTGCTGCCCGCCTTTAGCAGTATTTCGACGCGGGCGGAGTTGGATGGGTTGGCGCAGGGGTTGGCCCAACGCTACCGGGTGATCACCCTCGACTGGGTGGGGTTTGGCGAGTCGGCGCGACCGGCTGGTTGCAGTCGACCGGCGATCTACCAGGCTATGCTCAACGATTTTGTGCGGGATGTGGTGCCGGAGGCGGCGGGGGTGGTAGCCTGTGGCCACAGTGCGGGTTATGCCCTGGAGCTGGCGGCACAAGGGGATGTGGTGGGGTTGAAGGCGATCGCGCTGGTCGCCCCCACCTGGCGCGGCCCGTTACCCACGGCCATGGGCGAACGGCGACGGATTTACACCCTGCTGCGCTGGCTGGTGTGGACGCCGCTGCTGGGCCAGGGGCTCTATGCTCTCAATACCCACCCCGCCTTCTCACCCCTCACAACTCCCGCAGACCCCAAAAAATTCCAGCGTGTGGTAGTAAATCCGAAACGAGCTGGTTCCCTGGAGCTGCGCCGCTAA
- a CDS encoding contractile injection system protein, VgrG/Pvc8 family: protein MSLSPAITVTLGNLRYTTQVAQVQVELNNLPGVGRFQVTLPPTVELTAVPGDAVELSLEGGEGEELVLTGTVQRVQRGLWSTVVVGVDGGATLAQFRPAATYERQSAKQIIQALAGEVNLSVGRVELEVPLAAYVAHQGRTAAEHIALLAELGGAIAQFDANNALTVVSAAVSQPELALRYGRELLAYSVEERAAPAQQLALIGHGPAGSADAPNALRHSLKGVPDNAPAAGRQTVRRSVALLRSPQVAQRASQAATQQAARLTQQVTAHTFLLPALRPGTVLEVQDLPDGLASGAWLLTRVQHWLDPLHGGSTTFEGVTVAPAGLLDGLLGSALSALGGL, encoded by the coding sequence ATGAGCTTATCGCCTGCGATTACCGTCACCCTGGGCAACCTGCGCTACACGACGCAAGTGGCCCAGGTGCAGGTGGAATTGAATAACCTGCCTGGGGTAGGGCGGTTTCAGGTCACCCTGCCGCCCACCGTCGAGCTGACTGCGGTGCCAGGAGATGCGGTTGAGCTAAGCCTGGAGGGCGGTGAAGGCGAGGAATTGGTGCTGACGGGGACAGTGCAACGGGTGCAGCGGGGGCTGTGGTCTACGGTGGTGGTGGGGGTCGATGGCGGGGCCACGCTGGCCCAATTTCGTCCGGCGGCGACCTACGAGCGGCAGAGCGCGAAGCAGATTATTCAAGCCCTAGCGGGTGAGGTCAATCTCTCGGTGGGTCGGGTTGAGCTGGAGGTGCCCCTCGCCGCCTACGTCGCCCACCAGGGCCGCACCGCCGCCGAACACATTGCCCTGCTGGCCGAGCTAGGGGGTGCGATCGCCCAGTTTGACGCCAACAATGCGCTCACCGTTGTATCGGCGGCGGTGAGCCAACCGGAGCTGGCCCTGCGCTACGGGCGCGAACTCTTGGCTTACTCCGTCGAGGAACGGGCGGCCCCCGCGCAGCAGTTGGCCCTGATTGGCCATGGCCCCGCTGGCTCGGCTGACGCCCCCAACGCGCTGCGCCATAGTCTCAAGGGGGTGCCCGACAATGCTCCCGCCGCTGGGCGGCAAACGGTGCGGCGCTCGGTGGCGCTGCTGCGATCGCCCCAGGTGGCCCAGCGTGCCTCCCAAGCGGCCACCCAGCAGGCGGCGCGATTAACGCAGCAGGTGACGGCCCACACCTTTCTGCTGCCCGCCCTGCGTCCCGGCACCGTGCTGGAGGTGCAAGACCTACCAGATGGATTGGCCTCTGGGGCCTGGCTGTTGACGCGGGTGCAGCATTGGCTAGACCCATTGCACGGCGGCTCTACCACCTTTGAAGGGGTGACCGTGGCCCCAGCGGGTCTGCTAGATGGGCTACTGGGCTCGGCCCTCTCTGCCCTGGGAGGTCTGTGA
- a CDS encoding four helix bundle protein: MGRGLVRNHEDWEVYQIAFEAAMEIFELTKQFPKEERYSLTDQMRRSSRSVCANLAEAWRKRLYKAAFIAKLSDSAAEAAETQTWLAFSKRCHYLDQATEQRMKQTYDQVLGRLVSLINNADRWVVKGGGVKGEG, from the coding sequence ATGGGTAGAGGGTTGGTGAGAAATCATGAGGATTGGGAGGTTTATCAAATTGCTTTTGAGGCAGCGATGGAAATTTTTGAGTTGACGAAGCAGTTTCCTAAGGAAGAACGTTATTCTTTGACTGATCAAATGCGAAGGTCATCGCGATCCGTATGTGCAAATTTGGCGGAGGCATGGCGCAAACGTTTATATAAGGCAGCTTTTATTGCCAAACTCAGTGACTCTGCTGCCGAAGCCGCAGAAACTCAAACATGGCTAGCCTTTTCCAAACGCTGCCATTATCTCGATCAAGCAACAGAACAAAGAATGAAACAAACATATGATCAAGTCCTTGGGCGATTAGTAAGTCTGATTAATAATGCGGACAGGTGGGTAGTGAAGGGTGGAGGAGTAAAGGGTGAAGGGTGA
- a CDS encoding metal ABC transporter permease: MPSLTPTLELFQLPFMQRALMGGILMGLMGGLLGSFTILRQLSFFSDALGHSALLGISLGLLLGMSPSSVLLPFAVLFALGVTYLLEHTRLWTDALLNIVYSSSLAIGVILLTFVGQYKGGINSILFGDILAVRQGDLWVSAGLLLVCVVFVGLTLRSQILLTLHEPLAIARGISASAHRSAFIVLLALVVGTSIKAIGVLLISAFVVIPACAARLLSRTFTGYVILSAMLGALGAVLGMVFSAGFNLPSGPAIVTAQLAIFLVAIVLPRTKLSAV, encoded by the coding sequence ATGCCCTCCCTCACCCCCACACTCGAACTCTTCCAACTCCCCTTCATGCAGCGGGCGCTGATGGGCGGCATTCTGATGGGCCTGATGGGGGGGCTGTTGGGCAGTTTTACGATTCTGCGGCAGCTGTCGTTTTTTAGCGATGCCCTGGGTCACTCGGCGCTGCTGGGTATCAGTCTGGGCCTGCTGTTGGGGATGAGTCCATCGTCGGTGCTGCTGCCCTTTGCGGTGCTGTTTGCTCTGGGGGTGACCTACCTGCTAGAGCACACCCGGCTGTGGACCGATGCGCTGCTGAATATTGTCTACTCGTCGTCGCTGGCGATTGGGGTGATTTTGTTGACCTTTGTGGGGCAGTACAAGGGGGGCATAAACAGCATTTTGTTTGGCGATATTTTGGCGGTGCGGCAGGGTGACTTGTGGGTGAGTGCGGGGCTGCTGCTGGTGTGCGTAGTGTTTGTGGGGCTGACGTTGCGATCGCAGATCCTGCTCACCCTGCACGAACCGCTGGCGATCGCTCGGGGCATCTCGGCCTCGGCCCATCGCTCGGCGTTTATTGTGCTGCTGGCCCTGGTGGTAGGCACCTCGATCAAGGCGATCGGCGTACTGCTGATCAGCGCCTTTGTGGTGATTCCGGCCTGTGCCGCCCGCCTGCTCAGCCGCACCTTCACCGGCTACGTCATTTTGTCGGCAATGCTGGGGGCGCTCGGGGCTGTGCTGGGCATGGTGTTTTCAGCAGGGTTTAATCTGCCGTCGGGGCCTGCGATCGTGACAGCGCAGCTAGCGATTTTCCTGGTAGCGATTGTGTTGCCGAGAACTAAATTGTCGGCGGTTTAG
- a CDS encoding Fur family transcriptional regulator, whose protein sequence is MDRDPSAEKICAAVSAVTHTSPLTAGQQAVLAALRQQPQPLSAQALHGAMCTQRPIGLATVYRALDALKLLGLVQHRVTLTGETLYSAVEHDHHYLTCLQCGVSVPVETCPVQGLAAQLQGTSSFRIYYHTLEFFGVCGSCEG, encoded by the coding sequence ATGGATCGCGACCCCTCCGCCGAAAAAATCTGTGCAGCGGTCTCAGCGGTGACCCATACTTCTCCCCTAACCGCTGGTCAGCAGGCCGTCTTGGCGGCCCTGCGCCAGCAGCCCCAACCGCTCTCGGCCCAGGCGCTCCACGGGGCCATGTGCACCCAGCGTCCGATTGGTCTGGCTACGGTCTATCGGGCGCTGGATGCGCTGAAATTGCTCGGGCTGGTGCAGCATCGGGTAACGCTGACCGGAGAAACCCTCTACAGCGCTGTGGAGCATGACCACCACTACCTCACCTGCTTGCAGTGCGGCGTTTCGGTGCCGGTCGAAACCTGTCCGGTGCAGGGGTTAGCGGCGCAGCTCCAGGGAACCAGCTCGTTTCGGATTTACTACCACACGCTGGAATTTTTTGGGGTCTGCGGGAGTTGTGAGGGGTGA
- a CDS encoding baseplate J/gp47 family protein: MSYSPRLYPDIVRDLLTVLTGGTVRESLTMPGGDDPILLNRRPVRRISHLQGQVAGRLPDQQIAYRFTPADFELISTTGRETEKDAIRFRPEGRRPIAGTPLTVNYYPMQTDPVPVTDLNVGSVARTLMETFGRELAVSELNLELVYKSAFLETAEGNALDRVVALVGVTRLPTGNPVVRLRFSRQEGTVGRITIPAGTAVVSASGARYLTLDSLTLEPGETSRDVLAGGENQGTEPVETGELNRPEVLIAGIVGVTNGQPAHRLSVPETDDDLRRRTRSALTGAVRGTLDAIRFGLKSLEGIKDVAIADPDTDPTLRPGEIRVEVAYSEDTPAKREEVRQRLEDLKPAGVRVLVGRATSKRLDVRVEKLVLAGSSLPAAEQTSVVETLKQRLLGYFSQIAPGGQIRRAQLLAIALSDARIVDATLRLVPEGGTAVDDLTLGSGEVLEVTSDRIQIQTIKYERAAAATAATTTTVSIVLPVHLLPGVTVANATTAINAAVTSHVQGRNANAPLTVDGLAATIRDESRFALIRHEATITLETADRRFLQLRDGVGEYRPAPVETLQIDAIEIDVREGQV; encoded by the coding sequence ATGAGCTATTCACCCCGACTCTACCCCGACATTGTGCGGGATCTGCTGACTGTTCTCACCGGGGGAACGGTGCGCGAAAGTCTGACCATGCCCGGGGGCGACGACCCAATTTTGCTCAACCGTCGTCCGGTGCGGCGCATTTCTCACCTGCAGGGCCAGGTGGCCGGGCGGCTACCCGATCAGCAGATCGCCTACCGCTTTACACCCGCCGATTTTGAGCTGATTTCTACCACGGGCCGCGAAACCGAGAAGGATGCCATCCGGTTTCGACCAGAGGGACGTCGCCCCATTGCCGGTACGCCGCTAACGGTCAACTACTACCCGATGCAAACCGATCCGGTGCCGGTAACCGATCTCAACGTGGGGTCGGTGGCACGCACCCTAATGGAGACCTTTGGCCGCGAACTGGCGGTCAGCGAACTGAACCTGGAGTTGGTCTACAAATCTGCGTTTTTAGAAACGGCAGAGGGCAACGCCCTCGATCGGGTGGTGGCGCTGGTGGGGGTGACTCGCCTGCCGACGGGCAACCCCGTGGTGCGACTGCGATTTTCTCGCCAAGAGGGGACGGTGGGCCGGATCACCATTCCGGCGGGCACGGCGGTGGTCAGCGCCTCGGGAGCCCGATACCTGACCCTCGATAGCCTGACGCTGGAGCCGGGGGAGACGAGTCGAGACGTGCTGGCGGGGGGCGAAAACCAGGGAACGGAGCCCGTTGAGACCGGGGAACTCAACCGGCCAGAGGTGCTGATTGCGGGCATCGTTGGGGTGACCAATGGGCAACCCGCTCACCGCCTCAGCGTGCCTGAAACCGATGATGACCTGCGCCGCCGCACCCGCAGCGCCCTGACCGGCGCTGTGCGCGGCACCCTGGATGCGATCAGGTTTGGCCTGAAGTCGCTGGAGGGCATCAAAGACGTGGCGATCGCCGATCCGGACACTGACCCCACCCTCCGCCCTGGAGAAATTCGCGTTGAGGTAGCCTACAGCGAAGATACTCCCGCCAAACGGGAGGAAGTGCGTCAGCGACTCGAAGACCTCAAGCCAGCGGGTGTTCGGGTTTTGGTCGGGCGCGCCACCTCGAAACGGCTGGATGTGCGGGTCGAAAAACTGGTGCTGGCAGGCAGTAGTCTGCCCGCCGCAGAGCAAACCAGCGTGGTCGAAACCCTGAAGCAGCGCCTGCTGGGCTACTTCAGCCAGATTGCTCCGGGGGGGCAAATTCGCCGCGCTCAGCTGCTAGCGATCGCCCTGAGCGACGCCCGCATTGTCGACGCCACCCTTCGCCTGGTGCCCGAGGGCGGCACGGCGGTAGACGACCTCACCCTGGGCAGTGGTGAGGTGCTGGAGGTGACCAGCGATCGCATTCAAATTCAGACGATTAAGTACGAGCGGGCGGCGGCGGCGACAGCGGCCACCACCACCACCGTCAGCATTGTGCTGCCTGTGCATTTGCTGCCCGGCGTGACGGTTGCCAATGCCACCACCGCCATCAACGCTGCGGTGACCAGCCACGTGCAGGGGCGCAATGCCAATGCGCCGCTGACCGTAGACGGGCTGGCTGCCACCATTCGAGACGAGAGCCGCTTTGCCCTGATTCGCCATGAGGCCACGATCACCTTAGAAACCGCCGATCGCCGCTTCCTACAGCTGCGTGACGGCGTTGGTGAATATCGCCCCGCCCCGGTGGAAACCCTACAGATCGACGCGATTGAAATTGATGTGCGGGAGGGCCAGGTCTGA
- a CDS encoding phage baseplate assembly protein V, whose amino-acid sequence MSTALYDSIARIARYEANARGVAAVGRVVSQLAAAEGAPSPDHGVTVELRDSGLVLPRVPIAVGALGFAAMPAVDDLVVVLFLDGDVNAPVVVGRLYHPDQNPPVHDNGQLVLHLPSGDSSPKLKLEVKGDTPSIRCELPDNVTLEILKDKVQVTVGEVQLSLQSSGGGRAEVAAGGSKITLKQDGNIVVKAAGDLVLEGTNVEISGSGNVKLRGAKVEVN is encoded by the coding sequence ATGAGCACGGCACTGTACGACAGCATTGCCCGCATTGCCCGCTATGAAGCCAATGCTCGCGGCGTAGCGGCGGTGGGTCGAGTAGTCAGCCAGTTGGCCGCCGCAGAGGGCGCTCCATCCCCTGACCATGGGGTGACTGTAGAGCTGCGCGACTCGGGGCTGGTGTTGCCCAGGGTGCCGATCGCCGTGGGGGCGCTGGGTTTCGCCGCCATGCCCGCCGTCGATGACCTGGTGGTGGTGCTGTTTCTCGACGGTGACGTTAACGCTCCGGTGGTGGTGGGGCGGCTGTACCACCCCGATCAAAATCCACCCGTGCATGACAACGGCCAACTGGTGCTGCACCTGCCCTCGGGGGACAGCAGCCCCAAACTCAAGCTCGAGGTCAAAGGCGACACCCCGTCGATTCGCTGTGAGCTGCCCGACAACGTCACCCTGGAGATTCTCAAAGACAAGGTGCAGGTCACCGTGGGGGAGGTGCAGCTCAGCCTGCAAAGCTCTGGCGGTGGAAGAGCTGAGGTTGCGGCGGGAGGGTCGAAAATCACCCTTAAACAGGACGGCAATATTGTCGTCAAAGCGGCCGGAGACCTGGTGCTAGAGGGCACCAACGTGGAGATCAGCGGCTCGGGCAATGTCAAACTTCGTGGCGCCAAGGTAGAGGTGAACTGA